DNA from Halobaculum sp. XH14:
GCGACAGATCAGGGAGTTCTACGAGGTGAAGGGCTACGCCGAGGACCTCATCGAGCACTACGACCGGTACCCGACCAAGCCGGCGGCGCTCGCGGGCTGGCAGGACCAGCGCGACGACCTGATGGAGGACGTGTACGCGGCGACGGGCGCGGATCCGAAGTACTAGACCACGAACCTCTTTTGACGGGGGTCCTCCTCGCTCGGTCGGCCTGCGGCCTCCCGTGCTCGTGGTACTGACGCTAATGGTTACCGCAACCGGCTGTCCGGGTCTCGTCTCTCGGGGGATTTCGTCTTCAGCTACCCCGGTTGGAACCTCACGGAGTACGAATTGATTCCGAGGGCGGACCGATCCCAATGGGAACACGCCTTCAGGTTCTGGAACGAACAGGTCGGTATGGAGTCACGACGGAGCCTCTACGCGGCCGGGTTCGTGGGCCCCTCGATATCGTACATCTTCAACGTCCTGGCGTTCACCGGGCAGTTCGACGTGGGCCAGTGGGCCGTGTTCGCGGCGCTGTTCCTCGCCGTGTTCTTCGGCTTCGAGAAGTTCATGGAGTGGGCCGAGACGCTCGAACCCGCCTGACTCAGGGTCGCCGCTTCGCCGCTTCCAGCACCGCCTTCGAGAGCACCTCGACGCCGATGTCGAGCGACTCCTCGTCCACGTCGAACGTGCTCGTGTGGTGGCCGCCGGGGTGGTCCGTGCCGATGCCGACGTACGTGGCGTAGCCGCCGTTGTTCTGGACCGCCTGCATGAGGAACGTCGCGTCCTCGCTGCCGCCGAGTTCGTCGCGGACGGGCACCGACTCCACGCCGGACACGCCGTCGGCGACGTCGGCGACGACGTCGACGAGTTCCTGGTCCGAGGTGGCCGAGGGTGCACGCCCCAGGCGCTCGGTCTCGACCTCGACCTCGTGCATGTCGGCCGCGGACCGGAGGACAGTCTCGGCCTTCCCGTCCATGAACTCCATGAGGTCGGTCGTCTCGCCGCGCACCTCGCCCTCGATGAACGACTCCTCCGGGATGATGTTCGTCGCCGTCCCGCCGCCGACGAGGCCGGCGTTCACCCGCGTCGCGCCGTCGTGGTGGCGCGGGATGGCGTAGAGGTTCTGGATGGCCGCCGCCATCGCCTGCACCGAGTTCTTCCCCTCCTCCGGGTGGCCGCCCGCGTGGGCCGGTTCGCCCGAGAACTCCGCGCGGAAGTGCGAGACCGCGAGGAAGCCGTCGACGCCCGCGACGACCTCGCCGGTCGGGTGGTCGAGGCCGACGTGGGCGGCGATGAGATACTCCACGTCCGCGATCAGTTCCGAGTTCGCCATCGGCTCGCCGCCGACGATCTGCTCCTCGCCCGGCTGGAAGAACACCTTCAGCGTGCCCTCGAAGTCGGAGTCGAGCACCTCGTCGATGGCTCCCAGACCGAACGTCGCGTGGGCGTCGTGACCGCAGGCGTGCATCCAGCCCTCGTTCTCCGAGCGGAACGGCTCCGCCGCGTCGGCGGGCGCGTGGTCGGCGTCGGCCTCCTGGATGGGGAGCGCGTCGATGTCGACCCGGAGGCCGACGACGGGCCCCTCGCCGCGGCGGACCACCGCGACCGCGCCGGTGTAGCCGCCCTCCAGTTCCGCGAGGATTTCCTCGCGCGCGCCGGCCGCCTTCGCGCGCTCGAACCACTCACCGAGTTCGTCGTCGTCGGGGACGTTCATCCGCTCGGAGCCGAGGATCTCCGGGCCGTAGTGGATCTCGTCCACGTCGCGTTTCTCCAGTTCCTCGACGATCCGGGCGGTCGTGTAGAACTCGCACCACGCCGGCTCGGGGTGGCGGTGGAGGTCACGTCGGAACGAGACGAGCTCGTCGTGTTCGACTGCGAGGCTCATGATCGCCGTTTCGTGGGAGAGGGGATAAATGGCCACCTCGCGGCGACGTGGACCGTCGGCGCGGGTTCAGTCGGCCGGGCGCCACTCGGCCGCTGGCGGTCGCTCCGGGCTTCTCGTTCGGAGGTTCTCATCGGGGGTCCTCATCCGGGGCTCCTCATTCGGGGGCGCTCCCCTCCTCGTCTTCGCGCAGTCTGACCGTCAGTACGGGCTGGTTGGCCGAGCGGACGACGCGTTCGCTGACGCTCCCGAGCAGGTAGCGGTCGATGCCCGTGCGGCCGTGCGTCCCCATCGTGATGAGGTCGATGCCCTCCCGGTCGGCGTACTCGAGGATGGAGCGGAACGGCGTCCCGGAGACGACGGACTCGACGACTGGGACGTCGGCGTCGGTTCCCGACGCGGCGATGCGATCCACGGCGTCCTCGCCCTCCCGCCCGAGCGCCTCGGAGACGATCTGGCTGCCGGCGTCCAGCGATGAGTAGGCCGTCGAGTCGACGACGTACAGCGCGTGGAGCGTGGCGTCGAACCGGTCCGCGAGCGTCACCGCGTGCTCGATGGCGGCGTCCGCGGCTCGACTCCCGTCGGTCGGCACGAGGATGTCCTCGTACATGTGGGAACTGTTCGCACGGGCGGGACCTAAAGCCGACGGGCGATCAGGGAGTCAGTTCGAGTCCGACCCGGCGGACGGGTCCTGCTCGGGCGCGGTTTCGGCCCCGTCGGCCTCCCTGATGGCGTCCTCACACCGTCGGAGCCCCTCGTAGCGGTCGTCCTCCGACTCGACGGCGACGCTTTCGGCGACCTCCCACGCGCCGCCGAGGAAGCGGAGCCCCTTCACCCAGTCGTCGGTGGCGAGCAGCAGCCCCTCGGTCGGCCCGGACTCCTCCAGGGCGATGGCGAGCCTGACCGGGTCGGCCCTGTTCAGCTTCGCCACTTCGGCTTCCGAGAGCGGGCGGCCGGGGAGCGCGGCGACGAGTGACATGGCGTCTCGTGTGTCGACTCGGGGGCGTCCGGAAAGAGGATGTCGAAGCGACCGGACGAGCCACGGTCACGACCCGTTCGGTTCTCCGAGCGGACACGACTGACCGAGTCGAACTCGAAGTGGGGCTACCTCGAGCAGGAGGACAGAGTGACTCCTCGGAGGACTCGTCCCGTCGCGGACGCGGCTCCGGCGGCCCCGACCGGCGACCGTCGGCGGCAGTTCCCCGACCGGGACGGTGAAGTGCCGTGGGTCCCCAGCCCATCCATGGACTCCGTGGCGCTGGCGATGCGGGCGGCCGTCGTCCTCGCCGCGCTCGTCGCGTCCGTCGGCGTCGCCCTGCTCGAACGGAAACGCGGGGGAGACGCGCCGGGGCTCGGGACGCTCCTCCGGCGGCGGTTCGTCCTCGGCGTTCCCTGGGGGACGCTGACGACGGCCGCGCTCGTGCTGGCCGTCTACCTCTTCGTGCAGGGGGGCTTTGGTCACTGGTACTCGCCCGTCGTGTTGCCGTTCCGCGCGTGGTCGTATC
Protein-coding regions in this window:
- a CDS encoding amidohydrolase, whose translation is MSLAVEHDELVSFRRDLHRHPEPAWCEFYTTARIVEELEKRDVDEIHYGPEILGSERMNVPDDDELGEWFERAKAAGAREEILAELEGGYTGAVAVVRRGEGPVVGLRVDIDALPIQEADADHAPADAAEPFRSENEGWMHACGHDAHATFGLGAIDEVLDSDFEGTLKVFFQPGEEQIVGGEPMANSELIADVEYLIAAHVGLDHPTGEVVAGVDGFLAVSHFRAEFSGEPAHAGGHPEEGKNSVQAMAAAIQNLYAIPRHHDGATRVNAGLVGGGTATNIIPEESFIEGEVRGETTDLMEFMDGKAETVLRSAADMHEVEVETERLGRAPSATSDQELVDVVADVADGVSGVESVPVRDELGGSEDATFLMQAVQNNGGYATYVGIGTDHPGGHHTSTFDVDEESLDIGVEVLSKAVLEAAKRRP
- a CDS encoding universal stress protein — its product is MYEDILVPTDGSRAADAAIEHAVTLADRFDATLHALYVVDSTAYSSLDAGSQIVSEALGREGEDAVDRIAASGTDADVPVVESVVSGTPFRSILEYADREGIDLITMGTHGRTGIDRYLLGSVSERVVRSANQPVLTVRLREDEEGSAPE